The following proteins are encoded in a genomic region of Maribacter hydrothermalis:
- a CDS encoding TolC family protein — MKYKLIGLLLFGFYSALAQETISVSKEEVLTKVKENNNTLKIAQQDVLSAKGDYNQTNAILLPNISVSHTAIATTNPLMAFGSKLNQEILTAADFNPDLLNDPSQIEDYSTRIEIQQPLINFDGIYQRKAAKAKLTASELQSGRTEDYLALEVEKAYMQLQLAYKTVAVLEKAQETALENKRIANNSYKQGYLQKSDVLSVEVRVTEIDNQLQYAKSNILNASNYLSVLMNADENDILKPSDSLSITNYATATAVNLSENRKDILAMNLASEAYRQMHKADQMAFLPRLNAFGTYELHDDEIFQGQAQGYLFGAELKWNLFEGSKRFGKSQKSKAEYDKSKLQLEQYKSESQLELNKAKRGFEDAQNKLKLTKLALDQSEESLRIRTNRFEQGLEKTTDLLMSETQYSQKQLEYYATIFQHNYALAYVQFLTKE; from the coding sequence ATGAAGTACAAATTAATAGGACTTTTATTATTCGGCTTTTATTCGGCACTGGCGCAAGAAACTATATCTGTTTCAAAAGAAGAAGTGTTAACCAAAGTAAAAGAGAACAATAACACCCTTAAAATAGCACAGCAAGATGTGTTATCAGCAAAGGGTGACTACAATCAAACCAATGCTATTTTATTGCCCAATATTAGCGTTTCACATACGGCAATTGCGACAACTAATCCTTTAATGGCATTTGGTTCAAAATTAAATCAGGAAATATTAACTGCTGCAGATTTTAATCCAGATTTATTAAATGACCCAAGTCAAATTGAAGATTATTCAACCAGAATCGAAATACAACAACCCTTAATAAATTTCGATGGTATATATCAGCGAAAAGCTGCAAAGGCTAAACTCACCGCTAGTGAACTACAGTCCGGCCGCACAGAAGATTACTTAGCTCTTGAAGTTGAAAAAGCGTATATGCAATTGCAACTCGCTTATAAAACCGTAGCAGTTTTAGAGAAAGCTCAAGAAACTGCTTTAGAAAATAAACGTATTGCTAACAATAGTTATAAGCAAGGTTATTTACAAAAATCTGATGTTCTTTCTGTAGAAGTAAGAGTTACCGAGATTGATAATCAATTACAGTATGCAAAAAGTAACATATTAAATGCTAGCAACTACCTATCAGTTTTAATGAATGCTGATGAGAACGACATTTTAAAACCATCGGATTCATTATCCATTACTAATTACGCGACTGCAACGGCTGTAAACCTATCTGAAAACAGGAAAGATATTTTAGCAATGAATTTGGCTTCAGAAGCTTATAGACAAATGCATAAAGCAGACCAAATGGCTTTCTTACCTCGTTTAAATGCTTTTGGCACTTATGAGTTACATGACGATGAAATTTTTCAAGGTCAAGCGCAAGGGTATTTATTCGGAGCAGAATTAAAATGGAACCTTTTTGAGGGTAGCAAACGCTTTGGAAAATCTCAAAAGAGCAAAGCGGAGTATGATAAATCTAAATTACAATTAGAGCAGTATAAATCTGAAAGTCAACTAGAGCTTAACAAAGCGAAAAGAGGTTTTGAAGATGCTCAAAATAAATTAAAACTTACAAAACTAGCGTTAGACCAATCGGAAGAATCATTGCGTATACGCACCAATAGATTTGAACAAGGCTTAGAAAAAACTACAGATTTGCTCATGTCCGAAACCCAATATTCTCAAAAGCAATTAGAATATTACGCTACAATTTTTCAACATAATTACGCCTTGGCGTATGTACAGTTTTTAACGAAAGAATAG